One Amycolatopsis sp. NBC_00355 genomic window carries:
- a CDS encoding SAM-dependent methyltransferase codes for MTTESLPKPEEVGTFYDATNDLMTQFLGGSTHYGYWTGPDDDSTFEQAADRLTDILTGKLGATAGEKILDVGCGQGNPGVRTAVRTGADLTGISISARDVEVSNARAEREGVADRVRFQRADAMELPFEDNSFDHVFALESIVCVPDRVQALKQIARVIKPGGFVALTDFSDRDAAANAQKKKDLEAVGESWHTAPLVTEADYETFAAAAGLEVIEVTDITLNTKYTEERFYGPLREYAATHDVPPEITQVLEIAPSPEELKAMSDGAPSVGVLLVVLRNPA; via the coding sequence ATGACCACCGAGTCGCTGCCCAAGCCCGAAGAAGTCGGCACCTTCTACGACGCGACCAACGACCTGATGACCCAGTTCCTGGGTGGGAGCACGCACTACGGCTACTGGACCGGTCCGGACGACGACAGCACGTTCGAGCAGGCGGCCGACCGGCTCACCGACATCCTGACCGGCAAGCTCGGCGCGACGGCGGGCGAGAAAATCCTCGACGTCGGCTGCGGCCAGGGCAACCCGGGCGTGCGCACGGCGGTCCGCACCGGCGCGGACCTGACCGGCATCTCGATCAGCGCCCGGGACGTCGAGGTCTCGAACGCCCGCGCCGAGCGCGAGGGCGTCGCCGACCGGGTGCGTTTCCAGCGCGCCGACGCCATGGAACTGCCCTTCGAAGACAACTCCTTCGACCACGTCTTCGCGCTCGAGTCGATCGTCTGCGTGCCGGACCGCGTCCAGGCGCTCAAGCAGATCGCGCGGGTGATCAAGCCGGGCGGGTTCGTCGCACTCACCGACTTCAGCGACCGCGACGCCGCGGCCAACGCGCAGAAGAAGAAGGACCTGGAAGCGGTCGGCGAGTCGTGGCACACCGCGCCGCTGGTCACGGAGGCGGACTACGAGACGTTCGCCGCCGCCGCGGGCCTGGAGGTCATCGAGGTCACCGACATCACCCTCAACACCAAGTACACCGAGGAGCGGTTCTACGGGCCGCTGCGCGAGTACGCCGCGACCCACGACGTCCCGCCGGAGATCACGCAGGTGCTGGAGATCGCGCCCAGCCCGGAGGAACTGAAGGCGATGAGCGACGGCGCCCCCTCGGTCGGCGTGCTCCTCGTCGTCCTGCGCAACCCCGCCTAG
- a CDS encoding MFS transporter yields MSEDHAARAARAVADTPEVSAPPAPDPRRWVLLAVVVTAQLLVVLDATVINIALPSAQNALHISDADRQWVITAYTLTFGGLLLLGGRVADYAGRKRVFLIGLAGFAVASALSGAATTGWMLFVGRGLQGVFGALLAPAALSLITVTFTEMGERAKAFGIFGAVSGAGAAVGALVGGVLTEYASWRWCLFFNIPVVAIAFAFAVPNMRESKIEGRARYDVAGALLGTVGLIALVYGFTTAAGEGWGSGLTLGLIAFALVLLAAFVVVEAKVRAPLLPLRVVLDRDRGTAYLTSVLLGVGSMGMFLFMMYYVQQTLGYSALQAGIVFLPFPICVVLTATYTAKLLPRFGARALMTLGAALAAVAVLALTLLEPDSSYFGLILPVLVVMSVGMGLVYTPMNNVALSGIDYADAGVASALVNTSQQIGGSLGTALLNTIFTTSVASYLATTPGDAVAATMHGYHVAFAVSAVLLVASAVLVCAFVRALPKTPRVTA; encoded by the coding sequence ATGTCCGAGGACCACGCCGCCCGCGCCGCCCGCGCTGTCGCCGACACGCCGGAGGTGTCCGCGCCGCCGGCCCCGGACCCCCGGCGCTGGGTGCTGCTGGCCGTGGTGGTCACCGCGCAGCTGCTGGTGGTGCTGGACGCCACGGTGATCAACATCGCGCTGCCGTCCGCGCAGAACGCGCTGCACATCTCCGACGCGGACCGGCAGTGGGTCATCACCGCGTACACGCTCACCTTCGGCGGGTTGCTGCTGCTCGGCGGGCGCGTCGCGGACTACGCCGGCCGCAAGCGCGTGTTCCTGATCGGCCTGGCCGGCTTCGCGGTGGCGTCCGCGCTGAGCGGCGCGGCGACGACCGGGTGGATGCTGTTCGTCGGCCGCGGGCTGCAGGGGGTGTTCGGCGCGCTGCTCGCCCCCGCCGCGCTGTCCCTGATCACGGTCACCTTCACCGAGATGGGGGAGCGGGCCAAGGCGTTCGGCATCTTCGGCGCGGTCAGCGGCGCCGGTGCCGCGGTCGGTGCGCTCGTCGGCGGCGTGCTCACCGAGTACGCCAGCTGGCGCTGGTGCCTGTTCTTCAACATCCCGGTGGTGGCCATCGCCTTCGCCTTCGCGGTGCCGAACATGCGGGAGAGCAAGATCGAGGGTCGCGCGCGGTACGACGTCGCGGGCGCGCTGCTCGGCACGGTCGGCCTGATCGCCCTGGTCTACGGCTTCACCACGGCGGCCGGCGAGGGCTGGGGCTCCGGCCTGACGCTCGGCCTGATCGCGTTCGCGCTGGTGCTGCTGGCCGCGTTCGTCGTGGTCGAGGCGAAGGTGCGCGCCCCGCTGCTGCCGCTGCGGGTGGTGCTCGACCGCGACCGCGGCACCGCCTACCTGACGTCGGTCCTGCTCGGCGTCGGCAGCATGGGCATGTTCCTGTTCATGATGTACTACGTCCAGCAGACGCTCGGGTATTCGGCGCTGCAGGCCGGGATCGTCTTCCTGCCGTTCCCGATCTGCGTGGTCCTGACCGCGACCTACACCGCGAAACTCCTGCCCCGGTTCGGGGCGCGGGCGCTGATGACGCTGGGTGCGGCGCTGGCCGCGGTGGCCGTGCTGGCGCTGACCCTGCTGGAGCCGGATTCGTCGTACTTCGGCCTGATCCTGCCGGTGCTGGTCGTGATGAGCGTCGGCATGGGGCTGGTGTACACGCCGATGAACAACGTCGCGCTGAGCGGGATCGACTACGCCGACGCGGGTGTCGCGAGCGCGCTGGTGAACACGTCGCAGCAGATCGGCGGTTCGCTGGGCACGGCCCTGCTCAACACGATCTTCACGACATCGGTCGCGTCCTACCTCGCCACCACACCGGGCGACGCGGTGGCGGCCACGATGCACGGCTACCACGTGGCGTTCGCGGTCAGCGCGGTGCTGCTGGTGGCGAGCGCGGTGCTGGTCTGCGCGTTCGTCCGGGCGCTGCCGAAGACCCCGCGCGTCACCGCCTGA